The window CTTGTATAATTCAGCAGGGCACCGTTCTCTGACCACACAGAACCCTGCACAGCAGGAGTCCCCATACAGACTGTATCTGTAGCACTTGATAACAGTAAGCCCAATGATTGTGAAAAGGAAAACGAAGGAGATGGCGCTCAAAGCGATAATGAGATAAAGAGTGATCTCTGAGTAATTGCTCGGACTTTTAATGTGCCTTCTTGTATCAGGGATGATTTTGGAAACTCTGTCCACCACGGCAACAGTGATGGCTACTGATGAGGACATCGGTGGCTCTCCATTGTCTCTCACCTCCACTGTCAGGTTGAAAGTAGGTGTGCTGTCCTCCCCCAGTTTGCGAGTAGTCCTAATCTCCCCAGTATGGAGCTCTACCCTGAATAAACCTGGATCTGAGGTTTGCACCAGGTGGAAGAATAACCAGGCATTTTGCCCTGAGTCCCCATCAATGGCTATAATTTTGGTTACCAAATATCCAGCATATGCTGAGCGTGGGATCATCTCCAGGGCTGCTGAAGTGTTGGTTGAGGTAGGATACAGAATCTGCGGAGCATGGTCATTCTCATCCACCACGTAGATGTGGACAGTGACGGTGCTGCTCAGTGATGGGATCCCGGCATCCTGAGCTTGGACAACCACCTGGAACTCCCTTAGTGTCTCATAGTCAAAAGACCTGACAGCATACATGTTGCCGCTCTCAGATTTAATGGAGACATAGGAGGTGACAGGTAGCCCTTCAATCTCCCCATCTAGCAGAGAATAGGATACATAGGCATTTTCGGCAACATCTGGGTCAGTGGCTTTGATAGTGCACAGCAAGACTCCAAGGAGGTTGTTCTCAGGGATGTAAACTGAGTACACAGGTTCCTCGAAGTGTGGAGGATTGTCATTGACGTCGGAGATCTCCACATGGATCACCTTCTGGGAGGACAGAGGGGGGCTCCCAGAGTCGGTAGCCGTAACTGTGATGTTGTaggctgctgctttctcatgGTCCAGTTTGCCCTGGGTGATCAAGGTGTAGGAGTTCTTGAAAGAGTTGAGTGTGAAAGGGAGGCCGGAGGGAATACGCAGACTCACCTGCTTGTTGAGCCCTGAGTCCTGGTCAGTGACACTCATCAGAGCCACCACAGTTCCTGCCTTTGCATCCTCTGGCACTGGGCTGTACAGGGAGGTCAGGACAACCTCAGGAACATTATCATTGGCATCCACAATGTTGACCAGCACCTTGCAGTGTCCAGCCATAGAGACAGGGCCCTGATCAGTGGCTTGCACATAGATCTCATAGGAGGATGCCTCTTCATAGTCCAAGGTACCATTAACCTGCACCTCCCCTGAGTGTGGGTCCACACTAAAGAGCTGCCTCACCTTCTGTGGGGTGTAGCTGCCAAAGGAGTAGATCACATCCCCGTTGGAGCCCTCATCGGGGTCTGAGGCATTGAGTTTAACCACTAGTGTGCCAGGCAGGGCATTCTCCAGAAGACTCACAGTGTAGGTGGAGCGGTCAAAGGCAGGTGGGTTGTCATTGGTATCCACAACTCGCACTGAGACCTGGGCCGTACCGGacttgggggggtccccaccatCCACAGCAGTgagcaccagctgctgcagggcactCTGCTCCCGGtccagtggctgctgcagcaccagctccagGAGCTTGCTGCCACTCTGAAAGCCTTTAAGGTCCAGGGCAAAGTggtggctggggctgagctggtAGCCCTGCACAGAGTTGGTACCCACATCAGGGTCCTGAGCACTCTCAATGTGGAAGCGGGCCCCGGGCACAGCGGACTCACTGATCTCCAGCCGGTAATTCTGGCGGGGGAAGCGCGGCGCATTGTCGTTGATGTCcagcacctccacctccacgTTGTGCACCTCGATGGGCTGCTCGATCACCAACTCCAGGCTGAGGAAACAGGCAGGGCTCAGCTCGCAGAGCGCCTCGCGGTCCATGCGCTCCCGCACCAGCAGTACCCCGcggcccagctccagctccaggtACTGCCGGCCGCTGCCCGAGGTGAGCCGGGCTCCCCTCGCCGCCAGTCGCCGCGGATCCACGCCCAGGTCGCTCGCCACGCTGCCCACAAAGGCGCCGTGCGGCAGCTCCTCCCGCACCGAGTAGCGGAGCggctcgcccgccgcccgctcggcgcacagccccagcagcagcaggcccAGCACCACCGCCCCAGCGCGGCTCCGCCGAGCAGCCGCCGCCATGGCCGGCGGGGGTGGGGAGCTGCCGGAGCCCGGAGCCGCCTCGCCCGGCCCTGGCCCGGCCTcactccccgccgccgccgcccggtcGCCTCATGCAAGCGGCGAGCAACAGCCGCTGGCCGcctccggccccgctgccgcccggtcCATGCTCGCCGGCTGCCCGAGACGGCGGCTccggggaggaggaagagaagggggaggagaaggaaggaggagggaccGGGACTCGCCGGATCCGCTTTCTCCTGTTCCAGCTGCTGCGCGGGAGGAGGCGGGGAGGACGCTAAGCCGCGGCTGGCTCCGGTTCAGCACCTGAGCAGGGAACAGCGACACGGCTGCCTCCGGGACCCCGCGCTGCCTTCCCCGCCACACCGTCCTCACCCACGTGTTGCGGCCCCTCAGTGAGTCAGGCCCCTCGCTCCCGACGGCCGCGGGCTCTCGCCGCCGAGCCGGGAGGGGTGCGGCTCCCGCGCCGCCACCTCCCCTGGTCTCCGCCCCGGCTTCACTGCTGAAGCTTCGGGGGCgcgggaagggggcgggggggcagggccGCAAACTGCCTGCGCTTCTGGACTTGCTGCTGCAGTGCTAAAGTACATCCGCTTGGGAGGGTTTCAGCGCAGGGCTCCGAAAAAAAATGGGCCTCCAGCCAGGTCTGGTGCCATCCGTGTGTTGCTGCAGTATGCTTGACATCCTCTTTCTTGGAgacctgcccctctgctccctcGGAGATTCATCCTTGCTGCAGCACCGTCCCTCTGCCCAACCCCTGCGGGCCTCCCTGTCCCGCTTCCACCCTCCTCCGGCTCAGCTCCCTCTCATCCTTGCTGCAgccgccgtgcccccccccgcccccccgacaGCAGCTCGGCTGGTAGAATTCTGCAAGTCACACCCACAAATTATGAGCATTTAAGGTGGGCTTCAGTTTCTCATCCAATGCAATAGACAGGCTCAAGGTGATCAAGTGCAGCTGGAGAGAAGATGGAGAAATGCAACACAATCTGTTTTCCAGTTacagttttttcctcctctatccTTGTGATGGAGGACTGACAAAAAACAGGGCCATGGAATTGAACAAACTCAGCAGTGGGGGTGAGGGTGCTGCAGCTGTAATGACTTTTACCCCAATGCCACAAATACCAGCAACCACAATAAACTTAAGCATTAATTCATACAACACCTAAGTCACTAAGATGACATATTTAATAAGACAAACCACAGGACATAGTCCTCCAGGAGTGCAACTATGTTGCACCTACTACCCAGTGCAGAAACTGCTTCTCTGCTAGTATTTCTctccctgttgtttttttccttgcttaccCCACGAAGTCTTTTGGAATGTCCAATGAATCCTCTCTGGATTGGGCTGGTCTATCAAGGGGAGAGGGTGACTCCAACATTCAGCTAAAACCTCTCTCATTGCCCTTTGTGGGCCTGGGCACCCCTCACCATGTGGGATGACTTCTGAGAGCACAACCTTACACTATAAATCCCAAAAGTTTTTACTATGATGTACCTGATGCACAAACCCCAGAGAACAATTGCCCTAATTCTGATTCGCACTGCTAAGAACCATTACCAGTCTATCGGCTTTTATCAAATGGCCACCATTATCAGAAGAGACAACATTAAGAGCAGGATTACCCCATTTATCTTTTGGCTGATGGGTTAATTTACTTCTTAGCCCATTTTTGTGGCCCAAATAATTGCCCTCATATATATTCCCACGTGGCCAGTACCCCACTGTCTGCAAATACTGTTGTGGAACCTCCCAACCCTGCTTATCTTTTTAAGTAGGATAAATGTAGGTCTGTGCAGACCAAGAAGGGCAGATAGAGATGCCAAGTGCCTAGAACATGTGGAAATGTGCCCATTTCATCCACTTGTCTAAACAGGAgccaaacacttaaaaaaaaatcagcttcaaaTTTTTGGCTAGCTACCCACCTTCACAATATTCACAGATTCAGAACAAAATGCCCTGACAGCCTcacaaaaagaaacccacaaaaccaaaaaacaacaccctgctaaaagctattaaaaaaaagctatagCAACACTAATATGCATGGATTATGCTGCTGTGTGTCAAAACAACTTGCAGTCATCATATAAGACAGAAGCCTGAAGGGACACACCCTCAGTTTTCCACAAAATCAAATAGTGGTTTCATCCGGACAGTCCACAGATCATCTCTGCCCCACACCTCCCATGTATACAGCCACAAAGTCCTCTAACAAACATACAGCACACTAGTAAAAGGCCAAAAGCCACGGCAACATTGGCAACATCGAAGGCCCTACCTTAAGGAACATGTACAGACTCTCCTAGAAACGGACAATGCCCATGCTAAGAGGTGGTGTGAAAACAAAACTCATCTCGGTGGGCAATGCCCTTCTAGCCACAAGTTGATTTTACTTACAGTGTGTGAATGAAACACACCAATCACACATCCAGGGGTTTTTAATACCAGCAAGGAATCTTTCACATTGTTCCTAGACCCCAGTGAGTTCCTTCTGATAGACATTCAGGCTCTAGACACTCTAGTGCATTCCAGCTGGGTCCCCCAGCAAAGAAGGGCTGATGAACATGCAAATCCTGGCCCACCTCATGCTACCTAGGTTAATCTTTCCGCATATCCTGTCTCTCTGTGGACAGCTAAGACTGTGCACATCCAAAGTTTTGCAAAACACCACAGAATGTAAAACTGAACAGAGATAGCACACACACACTTAACTGAGCCATTCTAGAACATATTCCATAATATTTTCATTCCCATCAAACATTTTTCTAAACCTCAGGTTCTTAGaaaatttttctccttatttcagaATTATAAGTCCTAGGATTGTCtggcttcttctctttttttaaattttacagaacCAATAAAATAGGTactctgattttcattttacGAATTAATACTGTAGCTTGGCTTATAGACAGTAGCACTGTACAAATGTAATAGTCTTTCTCAAAATGTTAGCTTTATACAGTTCATGCTGACTACACAGTTTGTGAGATACTGAAACTTGTTCTGTCTGACTAAATGTTCCCTGAGTCCCTTTAAATCTATATAAAATTAATCGATGGCAACAATAATTTTAGTTATTTCCATCAGCTTCAGTGGTAATGCTGAGTCAGTCCTGCAGGCCTCGATTTTTAGTTCAGGAAAAATTTCCATTGAGAAAACACTTCAGGATCTGGTCTGTAGTAATATTGATTTTGCTAGTGAAATGCAAaaattgaaacacagaaaaacataatttcagtTTCAATTGAATTGAGGCTTAGGAGCTTTCTaggtttctttttcccaaagttttgttttccagtaattTCTTGAAATTTCATCTAAGCATCAAATTTTGAAACACCTTCAAAGCTCACTAAATAAAAACGTACCCAGATCAATCCATACAAGCAAGAGCATCAGAATCCATCcctgcagcaaaagcagctgaTAAAGCATACCAGGCCCAAATATCCATTTGCTGATAAACCTAATAAACCCTGAAGTGATTGGATACTGCCTGTATACAGTATCTGTATACAAAGGACTATTGGGTTTTGCTGACATACAAAAATGGCACCACTTTAATTAGCTTGGTTAAATTAAATAGTACAAGTCCTTTAATGTGAGTACAAACATACGGGTGTAGCAAAGAATACACTGATTTTATCAAGTCTTGCAGAAGGAAATTAAGTAGATATCAGGATAGTATATTGACATATATTTATGCTAGAGGTTGTAGTAATATAACTATTTTAGCATTAAAAGTCCTCACATTCCTATGCAAGCCTTCCTTGAAACAGTTCTACATAGAGATATGCCTGAATTAGTAGCCATGTAATGCAGtgccacagaaatatttctgtgcagatATTTCTCTTGGGAGTGCTACAATTATACACAGATAATAGTTCTTTAGGTATTTAAGGCCTTGAAAGTCCATCCATTTCAAACACACCTGTACAAGGAATGGTTTTATATAATGGCATAACTAGAATCACCTAAATTTCCTTGAGCAgcaataaatctgttttcaattTGCTTCACTGCAGAACACCATGCAGAGTCCTTCCTGTGGCTATTTCTGAGTCTCACacagcaaaaggagagagaaagatatATCAGAAAACAGGAAGATGTGAAAGTACAACATGTTAACTGAAGAACTCCGAGGTATTTCaacaactgaaaaaacattttgcttctctgtaaaTAATTTCACCTTCAGCAAATCACATCCCTTAAACATGATATCCAATGACTCAACATCATGATACAGCTCCTTTCTGAACTTGTGGGAAGTCACCAGCTCCAAGGATTGAGCTCTAGTTTTTTGCATGTAGTCTTGTCAGCATGTAGGTTTTTAGCAACGAGATTACTTGCATAGCCTATGAAGGCACACACAAATTTCTGCCTACTGATaaaactgtgcaaaaaaaataTGGAGACAAGTCTAGAGAATCCATATAGTTTAGCCATTAACAAGCATGTAAGCTGTGTCATTCTCTAGAAAAAACTAGATTTTCTCTATGTGCCTGCTTGCACTACTATTTGTCTGCCTGCCTTAGAATTAAATCAAGTCCAGAGGAAAGAAACATCCATCAGTCACAGGCTAGGTTACATCAACCACAGTGGAAAACAATATCTGTAAACTGTAAGGGAATTACTCAAATTTGTTGAGTTTCCTATACACAGTTTTTTCCAGTGAGATGGTAGGCTGTAGCATCATCTTCTAGCCCATGGGTACACATGAGATCTATGGAAAAAACACCTTGATAATTTCAGGGGACACTTGCACTACTTCTTCAGTCCAACTCCATCTTTCATTTCACTCTCTTGAAATTCCTGCATTCTTCTGCACCCTACTAACTTCAGTCATGCCTCCCCCCCCTCCACTCTTCTCTGAAGGAGAATATGTACAGGATTGTTTCTGGTGACTTCCCATGTCTCAAGTACTATCTGATCAGGAAGATACTACCTAGAGATGATAAGGCAATGTAAAGGCAGAATTGAAAGGGATTCATATCTTACAGTGGCTCCCTGCCTGACAAGCCTCCATCAGTCTCAATTTAGCAATGTGAGCTCAGAAATCCCAAAATATGAGAGTAGGTTCTGCAGTCAGAACAGAGCCACTAAGCAACCTCTTAAACAGAGCCCTGCAGTTGAACCAGATCTCTTTCAGTATATGGTCTGCAATTATCTGTATGGAATTTTCTGGGGACATGGGATTCTCCCTCTTCCTAAAAATAGGGCAAAATGCCTCCCTGAGGTAAACTTCTTGCTTCTACACCAAACTTCTCTGCTCCTATGTTCAAGTCATCTTCCACACTTGAATTACTTGTTGACAAATCATCTTTTCACATGCAACTTGCCTCCTCCTTGTTTGAAATAGACAGGTATGGTGCCAAATTGCTCAGTTGGATTGGctctgttcttttgtttctttccctaaATCCATTTTACAAATTGGTATGACTCTAACTGgtgagaattttattttgtatcaCAAACATCTGAAGCCAGACTATTTAAAACATTGCTGTTATGGGAACCAAGGCTGCTAAACAGCCAGAAAAAATCCTGTTTGTATTTAGGTCACTTTCTTTGCAGTAGTGTACTTGCTGTTATTCTAGAAAATAGCATGTAAAGAAAAAGGGGTGGTGGGTTGGGGTATGGAGAGGTATCTGTGTTGTAAACCTGAATTCAGACAAACCACATAAAACAAAGATACATAGAAAATACATTCCTTTGCTTCTCCTGGTCGCCAGTGTACATTCAATTATTTCTCACTTCTAGTCTCAAATTTAAGGATGGATATCTCTCTGACTCATTCTGTTTGTCTTCTGCTATATTCTTCTGATGACTTCAAAATCCTTTCAGTAATTTATTGGCCATAATGTCACATACTATGCCATTCTAAATAGACATTAACAACTTGGACATTGACAAACGAACTTTCACATTTCTAAAGTCACCACAAAGCCTGTAGGTGCTACTTCTACTGCcaaatgttttcttgaaggtTTTGGTTGGTGTGTTTTCCTTTATCACCACTGTCTCTCTTCAGAGCCACAGTCTTTGTCACTCTTTGATGCAGGCTGTAATTCTTCAGCTCAAGCAATCACCACTAAATTTCAGCTCATTGAACTGGTTGAGAGACGCACTCTAGCCAAACAAATCTCTTCCACAGGATTGTAACTTCATTTGTTTCCCTAGCTCTGGCTGCTGCCTCACCCCATTCTTCTCTTCACATGTGTTGCATGCCCCTCTTTAGAGTTTGAGAACTGGGATAAAGTTACAAGGTAGCTGTCCCCCTCTTGAAACTGTATATGTCAGAGCAGTTGCCCAGAAACTGAAGACtcaatttccttttctgctttaagGAGTTAAACTTCTTTCCTCATCTCCCCAGAAAGCATCTTCATCATAAGCCACAGGATGCCCTCTACCTCCTTATTGAAACAAGGCAAAAACATATGCCATTCTAAGTCAAAGAGAACAGTAATATAAGAAGTATCATCCTGTACCCTAATACCAAAGGTACTCACTTAGAAAGGAGGAGATGATGGTAGAAACCTGGTTTTGCTCCAAGAAGTTTTATTAACTTTATACTAAATCACCTTGGGATATAATTCACAGTAGAACTAGTTCTAATGTTTTATAGCTTTTGTGTTACTTCTTACACACAcagactctctctctctctctctctcgtttgtTAGTGATAAACTACTTTCACAGCATGAGTCCACCCATTTCATGCCTCATAGTACCAGATCCTGATGACATGGTGTCATAGACAATGACTAACCAGTTTCATTACACCTGCAATAGCATCTTTTATTCTTCGCtatgtttttaatactttttattaatatataaatgTTGAGCTCTATGGTTTTACTTTAATTTTACTTATGTCACCTTTTTCCTATTCTATCCACAAAATTTAATTATTAGTCAGATAGTCCTTGACCTATCTTTTGGGGAGCCCCATTCATACCTGTACATGAAGCATTTTATACATGTTATTCTCATGTTAAGGCATATTAGTATTTTATTAACTTTACACCTCCTATGAGAAGATCTCAGATCTGAAGGGTctattttccatcttcttctccTGAAAGCTAGTTCTCCTGGAAGATTTTCTACATTGTCCAACGTCATGCATATATCTGCCAGTAAGCCGTATTTCTGAGGAACAGATATGTTCTGGCACAAAGTGACTTCAAACATTGCTTTATTATATTAAACAAGATTTTCTATTAGACTTGCATGGTCCTATCAGTCCAAGTCTTTGCTGATGACTCCTGAGCTCTCCTAACTGGACATCCAAGTTGGACTGCCAGCTCTAAATCTGCCAGTGTTGTCTTCCTGTTCACAGTCTGGCTCTTAAACCCATCCTTTTCTTGACTATCTATTCTAACTCTTAAATATTTGttccatgtggttttttttcttttcctattactAGCCACAGCTTAACTTCAACTTTCcatcttttatttatattatcttcccctttttaaattttggtttcTATTCCCTTCTCCACCTTATCTCTTTCCATCAAATATTCTCCTCTTTCCATCTTCTACCTTCATTCACTGATTTTCTAATCAATTTTCCATCAGTCCGCCtacctctttccttttttgtggGTCATCCACTCACTTCCTCTCTTTATGTTGATTTCCCATATTTATTTCACCTCAATATCCTAGGGCTTTTGCGTTTGTCCTTCTGGATATACAAGAAATTTACTGTGTTCCAAAATGATGCTGATAAGGGATGCTGATGTCTCCTCTTCCCTTCATTTTTGTCCACACAACTCAGATAAAGTAGGAAGCTAAGCACCGAACAGTGGCACGGAACCAATGGAAACAGAGACCGAGGTATAAAAATAGATAGCGAGAATCAAAAGTACAGGCAAGGAGTAATATGAGGAACAGTCACCTTCTTCACTGCTGAGAAAGACTAGACAGCATTTTCTTTAGAGTCTATCAGTG is drawn from Mycteria americana isolate JAX WOST 10 ecotype Jacksonville Zoo and Gardens chromosome 8, USCA_MyAme_1.0, whole genome shotgun sequence and contains these coding sequences:
- the LOC142413726 gene encoding protocadherin alpha-C2-like isoform X3, translating into MAAAARRSRAGAVVLGLLLLGLCAERAAGEPLRYSVREELPHGAFVGSVASDLGVDPRRLAARGARLTSGSGRQYLELELGRGVLLVRERMDREALCELSPACFLSLELVIEQPIEVHNVEVEVLDINDNAPRFPRQNYRLEISESAVPGARFHIESAQDPDVGTNSVQGYQLSPSHHFALDLKGFQSGSKLLELVLQQPLDREQSALQQLVLTAVDGGDPPKSGTAQVSVRVVDTNDNPPAFDRSTYTVSLLENALPGTLVVKLNASDPDEGSNGDVIYSFGSYTPQKVRQLFSVDPHSGEVQVNGTLDYEEASSYEIYVQATDQGPVSMAGHCKVLVNIVDANDNVPEVVLTSLYSPVPEDAKAGTVVALMSVTDQDSGLNKQVSLRIPSGLPFTLNSFKNSYTLITQGKLDHEKAAAYNITVTATDSGSPPLSSQKVIHVEISDVNDNPPHFEEPVYSVYIPENNLLGVLLCTIKATDPDVAENAYVSYSLLDGEIEGLPVTSYVSIKSESGNMYAVRSFDYETLREFQVVVQAQDAGIPSLSSTVTVHIYVVDENDHAPQILYPTSTNTSAALEMIPRSAYAGYLVTKIIAIDGDSGQNAWLFFHLVQTSDPGLFRVELHTGEIRTTRKLGEDSTPTFNLTVEVRDNGEPPMSSSVAITVAVVDRVSKIIPDTRRHIKSPSNYSEITLYLIIALSAISFVFLFTIIGLTVIKCYRYSLYGDSCCAGFCVVRERCPAELYKQANNNIDARLPHGLKVQPHFIEVRGNGSLTKTYCYKACLTAGSGSDTFMFYNTCGPTGTTGPSAVMAERHLTGQSGQSAQNLIILKNDSITPNEPKHPNPDWRYSASLRAGMQSAVHMEEAGVLRGGPGGPDQQWPTVSSATPEPEAGEVSPPVGAGVNSNSWTFKFGPGNPKQGGPESKKQTQVSFLLRRKGESSQYSQ
- the LOC142413726 gene encoding protocadherin alpha-C2-like isoform X1, with the protein product MAAAARRSRAGAVVLGLLLLGLCAERAAGEPLRYSVREELPHGAFVGSVASDLGVDPRRLAARGARLTSGSGRQYLELELGRGVLLVRERMDREALCELSPACFLSLELVIEQPIEVHNVEVEVLDINDNAPRFPRQNYRLEISESAVPGARFHIESAQDPDVGTNSVQGYQLSPSHHFALDLKGFQSGSKLLELVLQQPLDREQSALQQLVLTAVDGGDPPKSGTAQVSVRVVDTNDNPPAFDRSTYTVSLLENALPGTLVVKLNASDPDEGSNGDVIYSFGSYTPQKVRQLFSVDPHSGEVQVNGTLDYEEASSYEIYVQATDQGPVSMAGHCKVLVNIVDANDNVPEVVLTSLYSPVPEDAKAGTVVALMSVTDQDSGLNKQVSLRIPSGLPFTLNSFKNSYTLITQGKLDHEKAAAYNITVTATDSGSPPLSSQKVIHVEISDVNDNPPHFEEPVYSVYIPENNLLGVLLCTIKATDPDVAENAYVSYSLLDGEIEGLPVTSYVSIKSESGNMYAVRSFDYETLREFQVVVQAQDAGIPSLSSTVTVHIYVVDENDHAPQILYPTSTNTSAALEMIPRSAYAGYLVTKIIAIDGDSGQNAWLFFHLVQTSDPGLFRVELHTGEIRTTRKLGEDSTPTFNLTVEVRDNGEPPMSSSVAITVAVVDRVSKIIPDTRRHIKSPSNYSEITLYLIIALSAISFVFLFTIIGLTVIKCYRYSLYGDSCCAGFCVVRERCPAELYKQANNNIDARLPHGLKVQPHFIEVRGNGSLTKTYCYKACLTAGSGSDTFMFYNTCGPTGTTGPSAVMAERHLTGQSGQSAQNLIILKNDSITPNEPKHPNPDWRYSASLRAGMQSAVHMEEAGVLRGGPGGPDQQWPTVSSATPEPEAGEVSPPVGAGVNSNSWTFKFGPGNPKQGGPGELPDKFIIPGSPAIISIRQEPPNSQIDKSDFITFGKKEETKKKKKKKKGNKTQEKKEKGNSTTENSDQ